The Polluticoccus soli sequence AGTTCATCCGGCTCTATGTCGATGACCATATCCAGCTTTTCACCGGCAGCAACCCACGCAGCGATACCGCCATCCAGTACACCTTCCACGTTGTCGATACCAACACGGGCGAGGCGAACCACGCTTTCTTTTTCTTTACCGGGTTCGGTTACCAGCACTAGCTTTTGCGTGAACGGTAGCAGGCTACCAGCCCACTCTGCAAAACGGCCGTCGAGGCCTATGCTGATAGCATCCGGCACAAAACCTTCAGTAAATACTGTGGCTGCACGTGTATCAAGGATCCAGGCGCCTTCCTGTACACGCAGCTTGAACTGGTCTACAGACAATGGTGTAAGACCTTTATTCATCACGTCTTCCAGGCTTTCATAACCTTCACGGTTGATCTTCGCATTGATCGGGAAGTAAGCCGGAGGCGTAGAAAGACCTTCGGTAACTACCTTAACGAATTCCTCTTTGGTCATATCCTGCAGCGCATAGTTGCTGGCTTTTTGCTCGCCAATAGTGCTGTACGTTTGCGGACCGAGGTTTTTACCGCAAGAAGAACCAGGACCATGCGCAGGATATACGATGATATCATCATTCAGGGTCTTGATCTTGGTGTGCAGTGAATCGTACATCATACCCGCCAGCTCTTCTTTGCTCAGGTTGCCGCTGAACAGGTCAGGACGGCCAACATCGCCTACGAACAGGGTATCACCTGTAAACACGCAGTATGGTTTACCGCTTTCGTCGTTCAACAGGTAGCTGGTGCTTTCCAGCGTATGGCCGGGGGTATGCAGCACTTTCAACTTTACATTACCGATAGCGAACTCATCGCCGTCGTTGGCCACCTGTACTTGAAAATTGGTCTTGGTGTTTGGACCGTATATGATCGGCGCACCGGTCTTCCTCGACAGCTCGAGGTGACCGCTCACGAAATCGGCATGAAAATGCGTTTCGAAGATGTACTTGATCTGCACACCTTTTTCTTCTGCCATTTTGATATAGGCATCCACGTCACGAAGCGGATCGATCACGGCGGCTTCGCCATCGCTATCGATAAAGTAAGCAGCTTCGCTAAGGCAGTTGGTATATAATTGTTGTACGTTCATATTCCAGATTTAAGTTTAGTCTCTACGGTTCATGAAAATTAGTATGTAGTATACGAGCGTCGCCACTGCGCTTATCGCTGCTACTACGTAAGTACGAGCTGCCCATTTCAAGGCGTCTTTCGCTTTGTCATGCTCTTCCCTGGTGGTCAGCCCCGAAGCTTCCATCCAGCGCAATGCTCGATGGCTGGCATCATACTCTACAGGCAAGGTAACCAAAGAAAATATTGTAGAGAAGGAAAATAAGATGATTCCAATCAGCAGCAGTGTCTGGTTGCCATGGCCAAAGCCCATAAAACCAATACCCGCCAGTATGATCCATTGTGAAAGCGTAGTGCTGATCTGTGTAATGGGCACCAACTTGCTACGCAGCTGCAGCATGCTATAGGCCGTAGCGTGTTGAACTGCGTGGCCGCACTCGTGGGCCGCCACCGCTGTAGAAGCGATGCTGGTGCCGGCATATACATCCGGACTTAGGTTAACAGTTTTGTCTGCGGGATTGTAGTGGTCTGACAAAAAGCCTTGCGAAGAGGTAACGGTCACGTCATAAATGCCGTTCTCCCGAAGCATGCGTTCAGCCACTTCTTTACCGCTGAGACCTTCGCGCAGGGGTATCTCAGAATACTCCTTGAATTTTGATTTCAGCCTGCTGCTTACCACCATACCCACCAAAAACAGGATACCGGCAAGCAGATAATAACCCATGTAAGCTCCCATGATCTATTCTATTGTTTCTCTACTCTCTATCAAATTGCCTACCAATGTAAAAATGGCAGACATACAAAGTTACTTTATCTGCATGATATTGGTTGTTAACACCATCTATATACTTGCAATAAAAAACTAACGCCGGGCAGGTGCCCGGCGTTGCTTCCACGGTGATACGCGCCCCTATTTTACCATTTAAGAGTCAATCCTGCCAGCCAGTTGAAACCAGCCTGGGGGAAGTAATAGTTCTCAGTGGTTACTACGCCGCCGTATTTGTAGCTGAACGTATAACCATTGCTTTCATACATTTTGTTAAATATGTTGTTAAGTGCCAAACTGGCGGCTACCTCGCGGAATGGACGAATTTGCACCGTATACCTGATGCGTACATCGCACAGGGTGTAGGCACTGATCTTACGATCTTCGTTCGATGTATTGTCGAGGTATTGTTTGCCTACGTGCTTGCCCAACAGGTCGAACTCGAGGCTGTTGCCTTCTGCCATATTAGTAAATGGAGTGAAGGTCAAACCACCGGCGGCAATTACATTAGGAGAAAATGCGATGTCTGTCTTCGCGTGATTGATCACGATCTGTTCACCAGTGGCGTTGTCGTAGTCATCCTGGTACTCGGTAAAGTTGTCGATCTTGTTCTCTGAGAAGGTTGCATTAGCAAAAGCCCTCATCCAGTCGAAAGGCACCACGCCGGCCTGCAACTCAATGCCGCGCCTGTAGCTGTTACCCACGTTGGTACGTGCGTACGCGCCTACATCGTTGATCTGCCCTGTCAGTACCAGCTGATTTTTGTACGACATAGCGTATACATTGGCAGCAGCACTCCATTTTTTTGTATTCATTTCATAGCCGATCTCAATGTCTGTCAATTTCTCCGGTTTCGGCAGATTGGTAACCGATGCTTCGAAATCGTCCCTGTTCGGCTCTTTGTTGGCTATGGCAACTGACCCATATAGTTTCTGGCGCTTGCGGAAGCTGTTCTCAATGAAATAGGTCAGACCCGCTTTAGGATTGAAGAAGTTATAGTCAACCGACGGCATAACGGTCGGGTTCTTCCTGAAGCCATTGATGTTGTAGCCTACACGGCGGTACTGCGCATCGCCATAAACAATAAGCTTTTCGGTGATCTTATGTTGGGCTTTC is a genomic window containing:
- a CDS encoding MBL fold metallo-hydrolase; the encoded protein is MNVQQLYTNCLSEAAYFIDSDGEAAVIDPLRDVDAYIKMAEEKGVQIKYIFETHFHADFVSGHLELSRKTGAPIIYGPNTKTNFQVQVANDGDEFAIGNVKLKVLHTPGHTLESTSYLLNDESGKPYCVFTGDTLFVGDVGRPDLFSGNLSKEELAGMMYDSLHTKIKTLNDDIIVYPAHGPGSSCGKNLGPQTYSTIGEQKASNYALQDMTKEEFVKVVTEGLSTPPAYFPINAKINREGYESLEDVMNKGLTPLSVDQFKLRVQEGAWILDTRAATVFTEGFVPDAISIGLDGRFAEWAGSLLPFTQKLVLVTEPGKEKESVVRLARVGIDNVEGVLDGGIAAWVAAGEKLDMVIDIEPDELAMDIPHDSKLEIIDVRKPGEFATAHIKGAQNVPLDSLIDPVNMAMINEDNNLYIQCAGGYRSVIAASLLKRQGYHNLRNVLGGFAKIKTIKNIPIVTPQEQNV
- a CDS encoding zinc metallopeptidase produces the protein MGAYMGYYLLAGILFLVGMVVSSRLKSKFKEYSEIPLREGLSGKEVAERMLRENGIYDVTVTSSQGFLSDHYNPADKTVNLSPDVYAGTSIASTAVAAHECGHAVQHATAYSMLQLRSKLVPITQISTTLSQWIILAGIGFMGFGHGNQTLLLIGIILFSFSTIFSLVTLPVEYDASHRALRWMEASGLTTREEHDKAKDALKWAARTYVVAAISAVATLVYYILIFMNRRD